CAAATTTGAAGCCTATTGTCTAAATACTTCTCAAGACTCCAAGGTAAGATTGAAAATGAGAGATTTAGAAAATCATATCGAGATAAAGCAATAAAAGTTTATTGATACATTTAACGGAAAACTTTCAACTTCCCCAGTATTAAACCATCACAAATGACATAAAGCACAACACACAGCATAAACACATACATGGAACAACATACAGTAAAGACAGAACAGAACACACTTGTTTGGAATGAGAGACAGCAACAACCAATTAAAGATCTAGGCAGATATTTGAATTGACTTGACTTGAGGTTTCTTGTCTTCCTCCTTGGGCACAGTAACAGTTAGCACTCCATTCTCCATAGCAGCCTTGACCTGATCCATTTTGGCATTCTCGGGAAGCCTGAACCTCCTCATGAACTTCCCAGTGCTTCTTTCAACGCGGTGCCACCTATCATCTTTCTGTTCTTGTTCTTTGGTCCTCTCACCACTAATCTGCAGCACCCTCCCATCTTCAACTTCAACCTTCACTTCCTCCTTCTTCAACCCGGGAAGATCAACGTTGAACACGTGAGCCGCCGGAGTCTCCTTCCAGTCCACGCGAGTGTTGGCTATGGCACTGCTTTCCCCACCAGAGGAAGGCACGTGACCTGTGGAAAAAGGAAACCCCTCGAAAGGGTCCCATACGTCCAGAGAGAATGGGTCGAAGACGTTGCTTCGTCTACCACCGAACAAGTTTGGGATGATAGACATGGTGATTTTCTTTGTCAAGTTATCTCTGATGAAGGGCTTTCTTACAATGCTAAGGAGAAACAGAGGAAGAAGCTTTATATAGAAAACAAGACCAGTGTCTAGTATTTTCGAGGAATTCTATTAAAGATACCCATGCATGGAGACACGTACATTAATTACCTTCTATAGCTTTCTAGGGGTTTCTACTTCTATTAAAGTTGGGTTTTGTTCCCATAATTTGTTTACCATTGTTTGCTTGGTGAATCCCTAAAGAATCTAATTCAAATATattgttatgatttttaattatgagttattatattaataaaaactattagtttatataataattatgtacaagtcataaagtaattttaattaatttttttggtacaaatgtaattttaattaattaattaatagttcaaaatctttatatttataatgtattgaaattaaactaaaaaacataGAGGCCATCCCTCTCATTTGAACATTTGTGTATGATGTGGTGTTCTGTAAAACGAAGTATATGAGGTGTTGCAATAACAAATGTTTGGTTGTATTGAGTGTAGATGCCAAGTGCAGCCACGTCCAAAAACACTTTTTCATCCTTGATAATTTGTTCACTTAGCTTGGTGGGCTTTTAGAATCGTGATTTATAATCTAATCTAATAGTATATAGTTAAATGAGAAATTTTTAATTACCCCGATTCCttggttaaaattttaatttacttttttatattaagcatttaaaattttgttttctttcttattttatttccacTGGTGGCAAGAGTTAGAGCATGGATTCAGGCTCCATAATTCTACGTGGCAATCCTTATTTGTTCGTTCCGGAAGCATCTTCATCATTCTACCAGGTCCACGATGCCATCTCATGCCGAAACATTCCCCAGAACCCTCTAAACATTTcttcctctttattttttttgtttgcgaAACAAAGAGCACATTCATCGTGAACCATCGCGAACATCCCAATGACCAAAAATcctccaatatatatatataacttcccCGTTCTCTCACACTCAACAGAAAATTGAAAACCAACATAACAATGTCGTTGATTCCAAGTTTCTTCGGCACCGGGCGAAGAACCAACGTCTTCGACCCCTTCTCCCTCGACGTGTGGGACCCATTCCATGGCTTCCCCGGCACCACCGCCCTCTCCGCTCCGCGCTCCGAGACGGCGGCCTTCGCCAACACGCGTATCGACTGGAAGGAGACGGCGGAGGCGCACGTGTTCAAGGCAGACCTGCCGGGGCTGAAGAAGGAAGAGGTGAAGGTGGAGATCGAGGAGGAGGGAAGGGTGCTGCAGATAAGCGGACAGAGAACAAAGGAGAAGGAGGACAAGAACGACACGTGGCACCGCCTCGAACGCTCCAGCGGCAGCTTTCTCCGCCGCTTCCGCCTGCCGGAGAACGCGAAACTCGATCAGGTGAAGGCCGGCATGGAGAACGGAGTGCTCACTGTCACTGTTCCCAAGGTGGATGTCAAGAAGCCCGATGTCAAGCCCGTTCAGATCACTGAAGGCTAAGTTGTGTTctcaatcaatcaaaattcatgtGTCTCAATAATTGAGTTTGAGGTGTGTTGTGTGAGATATTATTACCATGTATTGTTATAGTGTGGTGAACTGTTGGTCGTGTtgtgtaactttttttaataataaagaatattgatatatgaatatttttattttaaatattctattattttttttatcatatcatacatattataatatttatattttttttctttttctatataaATGTATGCGTAGGAATGTGCTGTTATGAATTATGTAtcccaaatattttattttatactactaAAATATATGTCTTtagttttattcttttaaaatcgatgtttaaaaaaaacgATTTTATATGTGGCTTTTAGTAACAAAAGGAAATATATGCGGTGTTGCAACAGAA
The genomic region above belongs to Glycine max cultivar Williams 82 chromosome 14, Glycine_max_v4.0, whole genome shotgun sequence and contains:
- the LOC100500475 gene encoding HSP20-like chaperones superfamily protein; this encodes MSIIPNLFGGRRSNVFDPFSLDVWDPFEGFPFSTGHVPSSGGESSAIANTRVDWKETPAAHVFNVDLPGLKKEEVKVEVEDGRVLQISGERTKEQEQKDDRWHRVERSTGKFMRRFRLPENAKMDQVKAAMENGVLTVTVPKEEDKKPQVKSIQISA
- the LOC100779969 gene encoding 17.3 kDa class I heat shock protein, translating into MSLIPSFFGTGRRTNVFDPFSLDVWDPFHGFPGTTALSAPRSETAAFANTRIDWKETAEAHVFKADLPGLKKEEVKVEIEEEGRVLQISGQRTKEKEDKNDTWHRLERSSGSFLRRFRLPENAKLDQVKAGMENGVLTVTVPKVDVKKPDVKPVQITEG